One window of the Lycorma delicatula isolate Av1 chromosome 3, ASM4794821v1, whole genome shotgun sequence genome contains the following:
- the LOC142321902 gene encoding ejaculatory bulb-specific protein 3-like, whose translation MKCSPAVLVSIVLAVALQVVADDKFYTSKYDNINLDEILDSKRLVSNYVQCLLGNKACSPEGSELKKILPDALKTQCAKCTENQKQGALKVVQRLQKDYPDEWKLLLDKWDPKREYFTKFEEYMKSQKQ comes from the exons ATGAAGTGTTCACCGGCAGTATTAGTCAGCATCGTTTTAGCAGTCGCTCTCCAAGTAGTAGCCGAcgataaattttatacaagtaaatatgataatattaactTAGATGAAATTCTCGACAGCAAAAGGCTCGTAAGTAACTACGTTCAGTGCCTTTTAGGAAACAAAGCGTGCTCGCCAGAAGGTTCAGAACTtaaaa AAATCCTGCCAGACGCACTAAAAACTCAGTGTGCTAAATGTACTGAAAATCAGAAACAAGGAGCATTGAAAGTTGTACAGAGATTGCAGAAGGACTACCCTGATGAATGGAAACTTCTTCTTGACAAATGGGACCCTAAGAGGGAATACTTCACCAAGTTTGAAGAATACATGAAAagtcaaaaacaataa